From the Chiloscyllium plagiosum isolate BGI_BamShark_2017 chromosome 10, ASM401019v2, whole genome shotgun sequence genome, the window GCCTTCACCAACATAGGACCTCTACTCTGAGTCACTTATTCAACCTGTTCATTGCTCTACCTCTCCCACCTTGCCAGCACTGCCCCTGTtacgtgaatgaatttttaaaaatcttgagtACCAACGCCCAGACCATAAGGAACAATATGCTAGCTGAAGTTAACCTAtgatttcaaatgttttaaaatgccCCTCCTTCTTTTATACTGTATTCTGCTTATAAAACTCAGGATTCCAATAGTATTTTTAACAAGTTTATCCATCTTGACTGCCATGCTAAAatgatttacacatggaaaccTCCAAAGTATTATTGTTCCTTTAAAATTCCAACACTTCAATAGGTTTTTTTCATGTTGGTGTTAGCCTTTGAGCAAATGGCCTGACAACAGGTTCTCTTTCTCAGCTCTTTCTGTTCCTGAATTATACTTACTGTCTGTTGTGCTGCTTAAATACTTTTAAATCCTTCTTTGGTAAAACTGTGCAACAAATTAtcttctctactcttggtttaaaTTCTTTATAGCTGGTTTTGGAATTGGACTGCCAATGGCCTGGAAATGGGCCATCACTGATTAGGAAATATACATGTTACAAAGCTATTTATAAAGGAAGGAATTTTGTGTGTGAATCCACTTTTCTTTCATTCCTATACAGGGTAACACTTGTTTGGAGAATGGATCTTTTCTGTTAAATTATGTGGGTTGTGCCAAGTGCAGTAAAAGAGACTTTGTGCTCATTACTAATCGAACCCAAGATGATGATGATGGAGAAGAAATTGTTACATATGACCGTAAGTTTTTAACTATGGAATCCTTGTCTTTTATGCAATAAGATGGAAACATTCAGATGTTTGTTTTCTCTATGAGATGACGTGAGTTTAGAATATAGTGTCCAGTTTTTTTAGCTGTTAATTGATATATTAATAAAAAGAGTCCGTAAACGTATCCATCTGGATTAATGCACTGTAACTGTCATAACAGCATATTGTCTTAGCAGAGCTGGAATATTAATGTGGCATGTTGATGGTATTTGTGACAGATTGCCTGACCTGTTCCTTTAACAAAAGTATTTCAAATCCCTGAAATAGCAGATAGAGGAACTTCAGAAACTTAGTTTGTTTCTAGCCATGTAATTTGAAGCCTTAAATAACTGATCTGCTTTGAATTTGTTCTTGTGCAGATTTTTCCAATTTTATTGCTTTGTTATTTAGATGCAGAGAGAAGAGAGATTAGATTCACTGACTATGCCAATGTAATAGTGAAATAATCAAATGCCAGGTGCATTATTTATGTATAATCATTTTTGATTGGCACTCAATAAACATGTAGTGATTTTCTAACCGTCGTTAACCTTTCAGTGTGTCATCAGCTGCCTTTGgaaaaattctgaaaataaactCATGCCCATAAAGTTCCCAGCAAGTAGTGTACAATATACAAAGTGATTTCATGGCTCTTGTTTTCTACTGGAGTTTCAAGTGACGCTTATTAGCCACTTATGGCTTACTTTGAAGCTTTACATCATCGAGACCCCTCAGAGATTGACTATTACTGATATATTGTGCTTCAGTATAACACCATTTCTGAACTAGATCCATTTGCTGCCTTTTAACTATAATCTGTGTTACATTATTTCTTGCAGATGTCTGTCAAAATTGCCACCATATTATAGCACAACATGAGTACACATTCACTGTTGTTGATGATTA encodes:
- the churc1 gene encoding protein Churchill, which gives rise to MCAGCVQKEYPERGNTCLENGSFLLNYVGCAKCSKRDFVLITNRTQDDDDGEEIVTYDHVCQNCHHIIAQHEYTFTVVDDYQEYTMLCMLCGKAEDTISILPDDPRQMAPLF